ATGAGCGAGCAAGTATGGCGAACCCATTTCGCGGATGAATTGTGTATCGAGCTTCCAGCCACCGCGTTGTTCAAAGCTTTCTGCTTCGATGAACAATGATTCGGCTTTGGTTTTGCCGTGCCAAAACAACAGCCCAATCACAAGGGCCTGTGCGATTCTCATGGGATCTCTCAATTGTTCTATGCCGTAAAACCGAACGGGAATGCTCACCGCCAAAGATGGCGAGCGCGCTATTCGCTGTCGACAAACTTCATTTTGTTCCACGCTTTCAGAACGGCAGTCCCGTACGACCGAATGTCGTTCACTTCCATCTTCGTTCCGCGTGGAGCGAACGGCGTTTCCAGTGTTGCCGCCATCAGGATTCCCGGGCGATGAGCAAAATGGCTACTGTTCATAGTCCTCTTTGTGGCGCTGTCCGGTTTCAGCCAGACCAACGGTCCGCTGGGTGCACCGTCGGGGAGTTCTGCTTTGATGTTTGCCGCGAACTGCTTCACTGTGGCGAGGTTGTGAGATGGGACATCTGAAGTGCCGGCAAAATACATCAACTGATGAATGTCCATGACAAGAGTTGGACAGTGGAAGTCCAGTGACGCTCGGATGTTCTTCTCGTTCGCCAGGTTCATAATGGCCTTCACTTCCGGGAACGCCGCTTCAGGACCATAGTCGCGGTTGTGATCGTGAGGTCTTCGCCCTTTGCCCTGATCACCTTCTTCGACGCCATCCTTGTCAACAAATGGAACGACGTACAACACGTAGTCGCGACGAAATTCTTTGCCGACGGGATTGTCCGAGACTGCAGATTCCATGACGCCTTCCAGTAGGTAGCTTGCGATGGATTCCCCGGCATGGTGCCGGCCCGTGAACAACACGGCTTTCTTATCCGGGCCCGGAGTTCCAATTTGCACCAGCTCGACGTTTCGACCATGGGCACTTTCAGTCAACACGCTGGTTGCAAAGTGCGGATTACCAGAATGAGTTGCGACAAACTTTTCAAAGTCTTTCTGTACGTAGGGTATCGACGACGAGAATCGAACCTTCTGGCCAGGTTCAGAAAACTTGTAGCTGAATGACCGCCCACGAATGACTGCTGTCTCATTTCCCATCCACGTCCATGTGGTGCCATCGTCTTTGCTGATTGCCGGCCCTTGAAATCCAACGGCACCGTTTTTGAATCCAGCAGTCTTCTCGGGGAATGAAAAAATCATCTCGCCTGGTTCCTTCGCAACGGCTTCGAAGTACCAATAAAACCAATCACGCCCACCGCGCAGATCTGGCTTCATTTCAATTGCTTCACCATCGTTCGAAATGACGACGATATTTCCACCGGGAAAATCCGAGCGGATTGTGACTATGGGCGGATCGGCCGCTTGAACCACGTTGCCAGTCAGAACGATTGCAAGCATTCCGACCGTGAACAGTGCTGTAGATTTCATAAAGTCGACCTCGACCAGTTGGAAGTAGCTTCGATTGCGACGGACCATTTTTTC
This DNA window, taken from Fuerstiella marisgermanici, encodes the following:
- a CDS encoding M14 family zinc carboxypeptidase; this translates as MLVGNLSGSEKMVRRNRSYFQLVEVDFMKSTALFTVGMLAIVLTGNVVQAADPPIVTIRSDFPGGNIVVISNDGEAIEMKPDLRGGRDWFYWYFEAVAKEPGEMIFSFPEKTAGFKNGAVGFQGPAISKDDGTTWTWMGNETAVIRGRSFSYKFSEPGQKVRFSSSIPYVQKDFEKFVATHSGNPHFATSVLTESAHGRNVELVQIGTPGPDKKAVLFTGRHHAGESIASYLLEGVMESAVSDNPVGKEFRRDYVLYVVPFVDKDGVEEGDQGKGRRPHDHNRDYGPEAAFPEVKAIMNLANEKNIRASLDFHCPTLVMDIHQLMYFAGTSDVPSHNLATVKQFAANIKAELPDGAPSGPLVWLKPDSATKRTMNSSHFAHRPGILMAATLETPFAPRGTKMEVNDIRSYGTAVLKAWNKMKFVDSE